From Candidatus Amoebophilus asiaticus 5a2, the proteins below share one genomic window:
- a CDS encoding cryptochrome/photolyase family protein, which produces MQQQPIILVFYQNLRFHDQPLLLEVLQHTQPIIPIFINDPKVIERLGEASQWWLYQSIRAFKQQWKSAYNIELILRTGDSVRVLQQLLQETNANKIYLGKRYTKLEREIDERIYEELNRDGITIKFFNTHLLFEPANIKNQQGNSFQIFTPFWKTCLTKTIEADLPAPDHIFNGYNQPINSDDLSDWKWGHSQAAWTRKLANHWHLSELAALNKLAIFLKNSLAGYNNNRDLIASPSFSSQLSPYLRWGQISAKKIFNEVIHTMERDPTIQQDGNTFLKEIGWREFSYYLLYHHPSMQEVPLNKRFQDFPYENNLSLLEKWQKGTTGFPIIDAGMRQLWLEGWMPNRLRMIVASFLIKDLLINWQFGQAWFIDTLVDADPANNANSWQWVAGCGTDASPYFRIFNPITQGKKFDSEGKYIRKYVPELKDLPTKYIHQPWEMPITLQEEYNVIIGKDYPHPIVDHTIQKNKALDCWKEFKGKGYLAG; this is translated from the coding sequence ATGCAGCAACAGCCAATTATACTGGTTTTTTATCAAAACTTACGTTTCCATGACCAGCCTTTACTACTTGAAGTGCTCCAACATACCCAGCCTATCATTCCTATTTTTATTAATGATCCTAAAGTTATTGAGCGATTAGGAGAAGCCAGCCAATGGTGGCTATACCAGTCTATACGAGCATTTAAGCAACAGTGGAAATCAGCCTATAATATTGAGCTTATTCTTAGGACAGGAGATAGCGTAAGAGTTCTTCAACAACTGTTACAAGAAACCAATGCCAACAAGATTTATTTAGGAAAACGCTACACAAAATTAGAAAGGGAAATAGATGAAAGGATTTATGAGGAGCTCAATCGAGATGGTATAACCATAAAGTTTTTTAATACCCACCTCTTATTTGAACCAGCCAACATAAAAAACCAACAAGGAAATAGCTTTCAAATCTTTACACCTTTTTGGAAAACTTGTTTAACCAAAACCATAGAAGCTGACCTACCAGCGCCTGATCACATCTTTAATGGCTATAACCAACCCATTAATTCTGATGATTTAAGCGATTGGAAGTGGGGACATAGCCAAGCAGCTTGGACAAGAAAGTTAGCCAACCATTGGCATCTATCTGAATTAGCTGCTTTAAATAAGCTAGCTATATTTCTTAAGAATTCCTTAGCAGGCTATAATAATAACCGAGATCTTATTGCATCACCCAGCTTTAGCTCCCAGCTATCCCCTTATCTTAGATGGGGACAAATAAGCGCTAAGAAAATATTTAATGAAGTCATTCATACTATGGAAAGAGACCCAACTATCCAACAAGATGGGAATACTTTTTTGAAAGAAATAGGCTGGCGAGAATTCTCTTATTATCTACTGTATCATCACCCATCCATGCAAGAAGTTCCACTGAACAAGCGATTTCAGGACTTCCCTTATGAAAATAATCTAAGCCTTTTAGAAAAATGGCAAAAAGGTACCACTGGCTTTCCTATTATTGATGCTGGTATGCGCCAGCTTTGGCTAGAAGGCTGGATGCCAAACCGACTACGGATGATAGTCGCTTCATTTTTAATAAAAGACTTATTAATTAATTGGCAATTTGGACAGGCATGGTTTATAGACACTTTAGTAGATGCAGACCCTGCCAACAATGCCAATAGTTGGCAATGGGTAGCCGGTTGTGGTACGGATGCATCTCCTTATTTTCGCATATTTAATCCTATTACACAAGGAAAAAAATTTGACTCAGAAGGGAAATATATTAGAAAATATGTTCCTGAGCTAAAAGATTTACCAACCAAATATATTCACCAGCCTTGGGAAATGCCCATTACTTTACAAGAAGAGTATAATGTAATAATTGGGAAAGATTACCCTCACCCCATAGTAGATCACACAATACAAAAAAACAAGGCTTTAGATTGTTGGAAAGAATTCAAAGGAAAAGGCTATCTCGCTGGTTAG
- a CDS encoding FtsW/RodA/SpoVE family cell cycle protein: MVINRWLKDNLKGDPVIWGITFLLAILSILVVYSAASSLAYRKMQGNTEYYLLKHTSLMLVSLGAMWVAHRIDYRYYAGIARISLWISVPLLLITWRYGIKVNEASRWLTIPIINRAFQPSDLAQLALIVRIASILAKNQAHIADINKVLISILGWCGTICGLIALTNLSGAILLFFICILLMYFGRIPIKYLVILGLSAMLITGLALLVGQRGKTALSRIHAFKQQEIPFQTEQAYIAIATGGLYGKGPGKSTQRNFLPYSYSDFIYAILVEEYGLIGGIAVMLLYLILLYRGIKPIADKAKFYAGLLSAGLSFLISMQALVNMGIAVGLGPVTGLQLPFISMGGTSLMFTGISLGMILSAGRGEIDTSIDALANSNGQVKPTNTYKVLPTKNNEK; this comes from the coding sequence ATGGTTATTAATAGATGGCTTAAAGATAACCTTAAAGGAGATCCTGTTATATGGGGAATAACCTTTTTACTGGCTATTTTAAGCATTCTAGTAGTTTATAGTGCTGCTAGCTCCTTAGCATATCGAAAAATGCAAGGAAATACAGAATACTATTTATTAAAACATACTTCTTTGATGTTGGTCAGTCTAGGAGCCATGTGGGTGGCACATCGTATCGATTATCGATATTATGCAGGTATTGCTAGAATAAGCCTTTGGATTTCAGTACCGCTTTTGCTAATAACTTGGAGGTATGGTATTAAAGTTAATGAGGCGTCTCGCTGGCTCACCATTCCTATTATTAACAGAGCTTTTCAACCATCAGATTTAGCTCAATTAGCGCTAATTGTACGTATAGCAAGCATACTAGCAAAAAACCAAGCTCACATAGCAGATATTAATAAAGTACTGATATCTATTCTAGGTTGGTGTGGAACTATCTGTGGACTGATTGCATTAACCAACTTATCAGGTGCCATCCTACTTTTTTTTATTTGTATTCTACTCATGTATTTCGGCCGAATACCTATCAAATACCTGGTTATTCTTGGATTGTCAGCAATGCTTATAACAGGATTAGCTTTATTAGTAGGCCAGCGAGGCAAAACAGCATTAAGTCGTATCCATGCTTTTAAACAGCAAGAAATACCTTTTCAAACAGAACAAGCTTATATTGCCATTGCCACAGGTGGGTTGTATGGAAAAGGACCTGGAAAAAGTACGCAACGTAACTTTTTACCTTATTCTTACTCAGATTTTATCTATGCTATTTTGGTAGAAGAATACGGACTTATAGGCGGCATAGCCGTTATGTTATTGTACCTTATCTTACTGTACAGAGGTATTAAACCCATAGCTGACAAAGCTAAATTTTATGCAGGCTTATTATCAGCAGGCTTAAGCTTTTTAATAAGTATGCAAGCACTGGTAAATATGGGAATAGCCGTAGGGCTAGGTCCTGTAACAGGGTTACAGTTACCTTTTATTAGTATGGGAGGTACTTCCCTTATGTTTACAGGTATCTCTCTAGGTATGATACTTAGTGCAGGCAGAGGAGAAATAGATACTAGCATAGATGCATTAGCTAATTCTAATGGGCAAGTTAAACCAACCAATACCTACAAAGTACTACCAACCAAGAATAACGAAAAGTAA
- the murD gene encoding UDP-N-acetylmuramoyl-L-alanine--D-glutamate ligase, which produces MKKLVVLGAGESGTGAALLAQAKGYQVFVSDKNIITKGYKQQLLDHKIEFEECKHTWDKIKIADEVIKSPGIPNHIAIIQALQEASIPIIDEVEFASRYTKASLIAITGSNGKSTTTHLAYHLLKAGGLNVGIAGNIGTSFARKVLLEEHNYYVLELSSFQLEHLQTFKADIACILNITPDHLDRYDNQLNNYIAAKFRILRNMIKEGYFIYNQDDTNIREYLVKQTTNLPQLYPISLTQSTHHGAYVENNHLHFVGDNYNFQLPTQTLPLLGKHNIYNTMAAISIASLLGLSYASILDGLRTFKGLPHRMEWIANVNQVSFYNDSKATNVESAAVALESFTSPIIWIAGGYDKGNDYNVLKPIVKNSVKALICLGKDNQTICKAFKESNIPIYETQVMQEAVSLAYTLAKPQDIVLLSPACASFDLFKNFEDRGEQFRYAVQQLLTSIN; this is translated from the coding sequence ATGAAAAAGTTAGTCGTTTTAGGAGCAGGGGAAAGTGGAACAGGAGCTGCTCTATTGGCACAAGCAAAAGGCTATCAAGTATTTGTCTCAGATAAAAACATAATTACAAAAGGCTATAAACAGCAGCTATTAGACCATAAAATTGAATTTGAGGAGTGCAAACATACCTGGGATAAGATAAAAATTGCCGATGAAGTTATTAAAAGCCCTGGTATCCCTAATCATATAGCTATCATACAAGCACTTCAAGAAGCAAGTATACCTATCATAGACGAAGTAGAGTTTGCGAGTCGCTATACAAAGGCTTCGCTTATTGCCATAACTGGCTCAAACGGTAAATCTACAACCACCCATTTAGCTTATCATTTACTGAAAGCAGGTGGACTAAATGTAGGTATAGCAGGAAATATAGGGACAAGTTTTGCAAGAAAAGTTTTATTAGAAGAGCATAATTATTATGTACTAGAGCTCAGCAGTTTTCAATTAGAACATCTACAGACCTTTAAAGCAGATATAGCTTGTATACTCAATATTACACCTGATCATTTAGATCGTTATGACAATCAACTAAATAATTATATAGCCGCTAAGTTTAGGATATTACGTAATATGATTAAAGAGGGGTATTTTATTTATAATCAAGATGATACTAACATACGTGAGTACCTTGTTAAACAAACTACTAATTTACCTCAACTCTATCCTATTTCTTTGACCCAATCGACCCATCACGGTGCTTATGTAGAAAATAACCATCTTCATTTTGTAGGAGACAACTACAATTTTCAACTACCTACCCAAACCTTACCCCTGCTAGGCAAGCATAATATATATAATACTATGGCTGCTATCTCGATAGCTAGTCTATTAGGCCTCTCTTACGCTTCTATCTTAGATGGGCTAAGAACTTTTAAAGGGCTACCTCACCGCATGGAATGGATTGCTAACGTTAATCAAGTAAGTTTTTATAATGATTCTAAAGCCACCAATGTAGAATCAGCTGCCGTAGCTCTAGAAAGCTTTACAAGTCCGATTATCTGGATAGCAGGTGGCTATGATAAAGGGAATGATTATAATGTACTAAAACCAATAGTAAAAAATTCTGTAAAAGCACTCATTTGCTTAGGAAAAGATAATCAAACTATCTGCAAAGCTTTTAAGGAATCCAATATTCCTATTTATGAAACACAAGTTATGCAGGAAGCAGTAAGCCTAGCATATACCCTAGCAAAACCACAAGATATAGTGCTATTGTCACCTGCTTGTGCTAGCTTTGATTTATTTAAAAATTTTGAAGATAGAGGAGAACAGTTTAGGTATGCAGTACAACAACTTTTAACTTCAATAAATTAA
- a CDS encoding CPBP family intramembrane glutamic endopeptidase, which produces MLTSTNKKNNIWHYLVALIGVICISVLAGQLALNGLFTIAKSSYYLLGKYKVNYRSFLLISQAIMASAIFIIAPLLYCFSIEKKSVRYFFVGEQRYSQFIMLTIGLTLAAIMVNTVFTYWNVHIKFPAYLKAFETWAQKKEWELKKLTDLLTNFKSIQDLLIAIVIIGLIPAIGEELLFRGILQNLFFKSTQNIHIAILTSAFIFSAIHLQLYGFLPRFLLGVLFGYFYWWTQNLVFPIIAHLFNNSFALTVSFLYPKSATVHELEGYELPPIPIIIIFAIIGTLLGIYIQKKTRYLHK; this is translated from the coding sequence ATGTTAACTTCTACCAATAAGAAAAATAATATTTGGCATTACCTAGTAGCACTTATAGGTGTTATATGTATAAGTGTATTAGCAGGACAATTAGCCTTAAACGGTTTATTCACTATTGCTAAAAGTTCCTATTACCTTTTAGGTAAATACAAAGTAAATTACAGGAGCTTTTTACTCATTTCACAGGCTATCATGGCAAGTGCTATTTTTATAATAGCGCCCCTACTCTATTGTTTCTCTATTGAAAAGAAATCTGTACGCTATTTTTTTGTAGGAGAACAGCGTTACAGCCAATTTATTATGCTAACTATTGGGTTAACACTAGCTGCTATAATGGTTAATACAGTATTTACTTACTGGAATGTGCATATAAAGTTTCCAGCTTACTTAAAAGCCTTTGAAACATGGGCACAAAAAAAGGAATGGGAATTGAAAAAGCTTACCGACTTACTTACCAATTTTAAATCAATTCAAGATTTACTAATAGCTATTGTAATAATAGGGTTAATTCCTGCTATAGGTGAAGAGCTACTCTTTAGGGGTATACTTCAAAACTTATTTTTTAAGAGTACACAAAATATACATATAGCTATTTTAACAAGTGCCTTTATTTTTAGTGCTATTCACTTACAGCTATATGGGTTTTTACCTAGATTCTTATTAGGCGTTTTATTTGGATATTTTTATTGGTGGACCCAAAATTTAGTTTTTCCAATTATAGCACATCTTTTTAATAATAGTTTTGCACTAACTGTATCATTTTTATATCCCAAAAGCGCTACTGTACATGAGCTAGAAGGTTATGAACTACCTCCTATACCTATCATTATAATTTTTGCCATTATAGGAACATTGCTAGGTATCTATATACAGAAAAAGACACGCTACTTGCATAAATAA
- the dusB gene encoding tRNA dihydrouridine synthase DusB — protein sequence MVKIGNIELGEFPLLLAPMEDVSDPPFRAVCKEKGADLMYTEFISAEGLIREADKSIKKLDIYDYERPIGIQIFGEKIESMREAAAIAEAASPALLDINYGCPVNNVACRGAGAGILLDLPKMQTMTAEIVKRVSLPVTVKTRLGWDVNSIKIVEVAQRLQDAGIQALTIHGRTRQQMYKGEADWSYIADVKNHPAIRIPIFGNGDIDTPQKALAYRNEYGIDGIMIGRASIGYPWIFQEIKHFFKTGEQLAPPDLQERIATLQKHLQHAIQWKGERTGILEMRRHYTNYLKGLPEVKTYRQMLVEAGDLLTVESILAELVNKLMAA from the coding sequence ATGGTTAAGATAGGTAACATAGAATTAGGTGAATTTCCTTTGCTATTAGCTCCTATGGAAGATGTGAGCGATCCTCCTTTTAGGGCTGTTTGTAAAGAGAAGGGGGCAGATTTGATGTATACTGAGTTTATATCAGCAGAAGGCCTTATTCGAGAAGCTGATAAAAGCATAAAGAAGCTCGATATCTACGATTATGAGCGCCCTATTGGCATACAAATTTTCGGAGAAAAAATAGAATCTATGCGAGAAGCAGCTGCAATAGCAGAGGCAGCTAGCCCAGCACTGCTTGATATCAATTACGGTTGTCCTGTTAATAATGTTGCTTGCAGAGGTGCTGGAGCGGGTATTTTGTTAGATTTGCCTAAAATGCAAACTATGACAGCAGAGATTGTCAAGCGCGTTTCACTACCTGTAACTGTCAAGACCCGTTTAGGCTGGGATGTTAATTCCATTAAAATTGTAGAGGTAGCACAACGCCTTCAAGATGCAGGAATACAAGCACTTACCATTCATGGGCGTACCCGCCAGCAAATGTATAAAGGCGAGGCTGACTGGTCTTATATTGCTGATGTAAAAAATCATCCAGCTATACGCATTCCTATATTTGGTAATGGTGATATTGATACTCCACAAAAAGCTTTGGCTTACAGGAATGAGTATGGTATTGATGGTATTATGATTGGCAGGGCTAGTATAGGCTATCCATGGATATTTCAAGAGATCAAGCATTTTTTTAAAACGGGTGAGCAGCTTGCTCCACCAGATTTACAAGAAAGAATTGCTACGCTACAAAAGCATTTACAGCATGCCATACAATGGAAAGGGGAACGGACTGGTATTTTAGAAATGCGCAGGCACTACACCAACTATTTAAAAGGGTTGCCCGAAGTGAAAACATATAGGCAAATGTTGGTAGAGGCAGGCGACCTTTTAACTGTAGAGTCTATTTTAGCTGAATTAGTCAATAAGCTTATGGCTGCATAA
- a CDS encoding tetratricopeptide repeat-containing protein kinase family protein, giving the protein MFTLYNKRHRIIALLLFIAILLESCGNPLPTIAPTVVQSTEGEVGTQQRLGLDGVANAKQTHQESEEDSEQEEYTESEIEEDGNSEQEEVEEETISSYTTLITTYQSARKDEVFEFPSAMPADIYQLDQRDKEISERKKIPSYKSPIHIDFSKERFGKGKAMSSYIIPIEIRGPHESDEEAEKEVKDGSTEPNEREQEQLTSDQGKKYCLLHTIDRITAASIHQATGLEIDFQLGQQIHKNFILGEGSFGKVYLAQQEDGTYVAIKIVPEEKIKEKEAEIQQVLSQLPHLMSALDTWKGKNKDNQVTFYQVMPLAVLGDLRNIDLSQVDTIFKEQVLTFLSSRMLTGLATMHEKGYLHGDLKPSNVMLEQDVNLRIIDFGCSEAFTGLYQTKVKDMYPDNISPEYFLSVLGYIDEQFHDPRKFDSWSVGLTLLYLANKKYKKRYNRPFYYKTVAKSCRSYKDYEDIIQKVSELANPAAGSIWELIRALLTPDPQERPTPEEALAYTCFKQTLPSSVQTYLKDLIQHQQVEKRIKKYKVHIPRLLPLSNFAKYISRPELENQLLASLLTPSNNMTVCQGSGGVGKSELANYIIYHKDIQAHFNKIYWFSSADNPNQLQEQFRLLAIDLNLIDRGANFVEAKEALLKYWKEKKSRVLLIFDNADEPKSLNAYLPIEEDVHVLITTREPSWSNPIKIGSLDVIQGRALVNKLLGCSNTDANKLAKFLGYLPLSITYACAYIRREQVSVDKFLKKLSKNSNILTQNPKLFGQELPHSIATLWQATFKKLEERCPLALRVLESLTFCEPEGIPYELLEGLFNELDPSATSEVRQILIDYELLQEREMQQDGEVYKYLSMHRLLQQVVQQAAGKEYLNSCESTSILGQKSLNPLIQVLHKCIPNAKPVPDKNWEQARLYVPHVVSILAKTGGNLEESIVLAELLDCMGSYSEKVQSNYPQALKYYRQAHAINRILYIDNHPARAASLNHLASAHRGLGKHKAALTYLEKALAIELALYPDNHSHIAKSLNNIGLIYRDLGQYKESLKSFEQALAMKHLTYPNNHPTIAASLNNIGTVYKSLRKYEEALKYYKLALAIKKANYPDNHPSMAASLNNLGSVYENLNQPEEAFEYYVQAFIINQEFYTDNHPNTAHTLNGIGSTYRALGRYREALKYYKQALTINQRFYTHNHPNIAYTMNGIGSTYRALVEYGEALKYCE; this is encoded by the coding sequence ATGTTTACATTATACAATAAAAGACATAGAATAATTGCACTATTATTATTCATTGCTATTCTTTTAGAGAGTTGTGGTAATCCGCTTCCTACTATAGCTCCAACTGTAGTACAGTCTACAGAAGGTGAAGTAGGTACCCAGCAAAGGTTAGGCTTGGATGGAGTTGCAAATGCAAAGCAAACCCATCAAGAGTCCGAAGAAGATAGTGAACAAGAAGAGTATACTGAATCTGAGATAGAAGAAGATGGAAATAGTGAACAGGAAGAGGTTGAAGAAGAAACAATATCTTCATATACAACGCTTATTACTACATATCAATCAGCTAGAAAGGACGAAGTATTTGAGTTCCCATCTGCAATGCCTGCTGATATATATCAACTGGATCAACGAGATAAAGAAATTAGCGAAAGAAAGAAAATACCTTCATATAAGTCACCTATTCATATTGATTTTTCCAAGGAAAGATTTGGTAAGGGGAAAGCAATGTCTTCATATATAATACCTATTGAAATAAGAGGACCACATGAGTCAGACGAGGAGGCAGAAAAGGAAGTAAAAGATGGATCAACAGAACCAAATGAAAGAGAGCAAGAACAGCTAACAAGTGATCAAGGGAAAAAATATTGTTTATTACATACAATTGATCGAATAACAGCAGCATCTATTCACCAAGCCACGGGTTTAGAAATAGATTTCCAGTTAGGTCAGCAAATACATAAAAATTTTATTTTAGGTGAAGGTTCTTTTGGTAAGGTATATTTAGCGCAACAAGAAGATGGGACTTACGTTGCCATCAAAATAGTTCCGGAGGAAAAGATTAAAGAAAAAGAAGCGGAAATTCAGCAAGTGCTTTCTCAATTGCCACATTTGATGAGTGCTTTAGATACATGGAAGGGGAAGAATAAAGACAATCAAGTTACTTTTTATCAAGTAATGCCTTTGGCCGTATTAGGAGATCTTAGAAATATAGATTTAAGTCAGGTAGATACTATTTTTAAAGAGCAGGTGCTTACTTTTCTGTCTTCTCGAATGCTAACGGGCTTAGCAACGATGCATGAAAAAGGTTATTTACATGGGGATCTTAAACCAAGTAATGTAATGCTAGAGCAAGATGTTAACTTGAGAATTATAGATTTTGGATGTAGTGAAGCTTTTACCGGTTTGTATCAAACAAAGGTTAAGGATATGTATCCTGACAATATCAGTCCTGAATATTTTTTAAGTGTGTTAGGATATATTGATGAACAGTTTCATGATCCTAGAAAATTTGATAGTTGGTCAGTAGGTTTGACTTTGTTATATCTAGCCAATAAAAAGTATAAAAAAAGGTATAATCGCCCATTTTATTATAAGACTGTAGCAAAAAGTTGTCGTTCGTATAAAGATTATGAAGATATTATACAGAAAGTTAGTGAGTTAGCCAATCCTGCCGCAGGAAGTATATGGGAGCTTATCCGCGCATTATTAACACCTGATCCCCAAGAGAGACCTACACCTGAAGAAGCTTTAGCATATACTTGCTTCAAACAAACATTACCATCGTCCGTACAAACTTACTTAAAAGATCTAATTCAGCACCAACAAGTAGAGAAGCGAATAAAAAAGTATAAAGTACATATTCCTCGCTTGTTACCTTTATCAAATTTTGCCAAGTATATATCCCGCCCTGAATTAGAAAATCAGCTATTAGCGAGTTTGTTGACTCCCAGCAATAACATGACCGTTTGCCAAGGTAGTGGTGGGGTAGGAAAAAGCGAGCTAGCTAACTATATCATTTACCATAAAGATATTCAAGCACATTTCAATAAGATATACTGGTTTAGTAGTGCAGACAACCCTAACCAGCTACAGGAACAATTTAGATTGCTAGCTATAGATTTAAATTTGATTGATAGGGGGGCAAATTTTGTGGAAGCTAAAGAAGCATTGTTAAAGTATTGGAAGGAAAAGAAAAGCCGAGTGCTGCTTATATTTGATAATGCAGATGAGCCAAAATCATTAAATGCTTATTTGCCTATAGAGGAAGACGTACATGTTTTAATCACTACCCGTGAACCTAGCTGGTCTAATCCAATCAAAATTGGTAGTTTAGATGTTATTCAAGGCCGTGCTTTAGTGAATAAATTACTTGGATGTTCTAATACTGATGCGAATAAGCTTGCTAAATTTTTAGGCTATCTACCTCTATCCATCACCTATGCATGCGCTTATATACGCCGAGAGCAGGTTTCTGTAGATAAGTTTCTAAAAAAGCTTTCTAAGAATTCCAATATTTTAACACAAAACCCTAAGCTCTTTGGACAAGAACTCCCGCACTCGATTGCTACTTTATGGCAAGCAACATTTAAAAAGTTAGAAGAGAGGTGCCCTTTAGCATTACGGGTATTAGAAAGCTTAACTTTTTGTGAGCCGGAAGGAATTCCATATGAACTGTTAGAAGGATTATTTAATGAACTTGATCCTTCTGCAACTAGTGAAGTGCGCCAGATATTAATAGACTATGAGTTGCTCCAAGAAAGAGAAATGCAGCAAGATGGAGAGGTATATAAGTATTTATCCATGCATAGACTCTTACAGCAAGTAGTACAACAAGCAGCAGGCAAGGAGTATTTGAATTCTTGTGAAAGTACTAGTATACTAGGGCAAAAATCATTGAACCCTCTGATACAAGTACTACATAAGTGTATACCTAATGCAAAGCCAGTCCCTGATAAGAATTGGGAGCAAGCAAGATTATATGTTCCGCATGTGGTATCTATCTTAGCAAAAACAGGAGGAAATTTAGAAGAATCGATAGTATTAGCTGAACTGCTTGATTGTATGGGTAGCTATAGTGAAAAAGTACAGAGTAACTACCCGCAGGCCTTGAAGTATTATAGGCAAGCTCATGCAATAAATCGGATATTATACATAGACAATCATCCTGCTAGAGCTGCTTCCCTAAATCACCTAGCATCAGCTCATCGAGGTTTAGGAAAACACAAAGCAGCCTTAACATACCTTGAGAAAGCCCTTGCAATAGAACTGGCGTTGTATCCAGATAATCATTCTCATATAGCGAAGTCTCTGAATAATATAGGATTAATATATAGGGATTTAGGACAATACAAAGAATCCTTAAAATCTTTTGAACAAGCTCTTGCAATGAAGCATCTAACTTATCCAAATAATCACCCTACTATAGCTGCGTCTTTGAATAATATAGGAACAGTTTATAAATCTTTAAGAAAATATGAGGAAGCCTTAAAGTATTATAAACTAGCTCTTGCAATAAAGAAGGCAAACTATCCAGATAATCACCCTTCTATGGCTGCGTCTTTGAATAATCTAGGATCAGTTTATGAAAATTTAAACCAACCTGAGGAAGCCTTTGAATATTATGTGCAAGCCTTTATAATAAATCAGGAGTTTTATACAGATAATCACCCTAATACAGCCCATACGCTGAATGGCATAGGATCGACTTATCGAGCTTTAGGAAGGTATCGAGAAGCCTTAAAATATTATAAGCAAGCCCTTACAATAAATCAGAGATTCTATACACACAATCACCCTAATATAGCTTATACGATGAATGGCATAGGCTCAACTTATCGGGCTTTAGTAGAATATGGGGAAGCGTTGAAATATTGTGAGTAA
- a CDS encoding IS5-like element ISCaa8 family transposase (programmed frameshift), translating to MTQEYSTNINREQFEVIRPILEAARKKTKPRQVDLYEVFSGLLYLLKTGCQWRMLPKDFPKWRTVHAYFQIWSEKQENGISFLEEALKNMVARLRKQAGKAAQTSLIIVDAQSIKNTDTAKEKGYDGAKKINGIKRHIAVDSQGLPHGIYVTRASETNRDGAVTMLKDHKEQLAKVKKVLVDGGYSGEVFANQVKEVLQGAEVEVAKRSELHRFKVIPKRWIVERSFGWLEKCRRLWKNCERRLTTSLQMVVLAFLRICLQRL from the exons ATGACTCAAGAGTATTCTACTAATATTAATAGAGAACAATTTGAAGTTATACGCCCTATTTTGGAAGCAGCCCGAAAAAAGACTAAACCTCGCCAGGTAGATTTATATGAGGTATTCTCTGGATTACTGTATCTGCTCAAGACAGGCTGCCAATGGAGAATGTTGCCTAAAGATTTTCCTAAATGGCGTACGGTACATGCTTATTTTCAGATATGGAGTGAAAAGCAAGAAAATGGCATAAGCTTTCTAGAAGAAGCATTA AAAAATATGGTTGCTCGTCTGAGGAAGCAAGCAGGTAAAGCAGCCCAAACGAGCCTGATTATAGTAGATGCGCAAAGCATAAAGAATACAGATACAGCCAAAGAGAAAGGCTATGATGGAGCTAAAAAGATAAACGGGATCAAGCGCCACATAGCCGTAGACAGCCAAGGCTTACCGCATGGGATATATGTTACACGGGCTAGTGAAACAAATAGAGATGGAGCAGTAACTATGCTTAAAGATCACAAAGAGCAATTAGCTAAGGTAAAGAAGGTGCTCGTAGATGGAGGCTATAGTGGAGAAGTGTTTGCCAACCAAGTAAAAGAAGTCCTTCAGGGAGCGGAAGTAGAAGTAGCTAAAAGGAGCGAATTGCATCGATTTAAGGTAATACCTAAGCGATGGATAGTGGAGCGAAGTTTTGGCTGGCTGGAAAAATGCCGACGCCTATGGAAAAACTGTGAGAGAAGATTAACTACAAGCTTACAAATGGTGGTGCTTGCTTTTCTAAGAATATGCCTACAAAGATTATGA
- a CDS encoding tetratricopeptide repeat protein, translating to MNRGFYPGNHPAIATCMNSIGSVYIVLEKYKEALKYYGQALEMKQAIYPDNHPSIITTYRTYRKLDLICNALE from the coding sequence ATAAATCGGGGATTCTATCCAGGTAATCACCCTGCTATAGCTACTTGTATGAATAGTATAGGATCAGTTTATATAGTTTTAGAAAAATATAAAGAAGCCTTAAAGTATTATGGACAAGCTCTTGAAATGAAGCAGGCAATCTATCCAGATAATCACCCTTCTATAATTACTACTTATCGAACTTATCGAAAGCTAGATTTAATTTGTAATGCTTTAGAATAA